In Desulfotignum phosphitoxidans DSM 13687, the following are encoded in one genomic region:
- a CDS encoding nuclease-related domain-containing protein, translating to MNLTPAFFVPVLAEYWYVFVILIFLVFLKSPLFKGFIGEVIINITTSLFLDKKKYHLIKNVTLPTDDGTTQIDHIIVSQYGIFVVETKNMKGWIFGSQDKKMWTQSIFKHKTRFQNPLHQNFKHIKTLEKLLNISPGKIFSVIVFVGDATFKTTMPANVTYPRGYIKFIKSKKNAILSETEVRKTIDRIESGRLERTLKTHREHMQHVKKIVKEKQN from the coding sequence ATGAATCTGACACCTGCTTTTTTCGTACCTGTACTGGCTGAATACTGGTATGTTTTTGTTATTCTCATCTTCTTAGTATTTCTCAAATCGCCGTTGTTTAAGGGTTTTATTGGTGAAGTTATCATCAATATCACCACAAGTTTGTTTTTGGACAAGAAAAAATACCACTTGATAAAAAATGTTACCCTCCCCACAGATGACGGCACGACACAAATCGACCACATTATTGTTTCCCAATATGGCATTTTTGTTGTGGAAACAAAAAACATGAAAGGATGGATATTTGGCAGTCAAGACAAAAAAATGTGGACTCAGAGCATTTTCAAACACAAAACCCGATTCCAAAACCCTTTGCATCAAAATTTCAAACATATCAAAACACTTGAAAAATTATTGAACATTTCACCGGGAAAAATTTTTTCTGTGATTGTATTTGTCGGCGATGCCACATTTAAAACCACAATGCCGGCAAACGTCACCTATCCCAGAGGATATATCAAATTTATCAAATCCAAAAAAAATGCCATCTTGTCCGAAACTGAAGTCCGGAAAACAATCGATAGGATTGAATCCGGGAGGCTTGAAAGAACGCTGAAAACCCATCGAGAGCATATGCAGCATGTTAAAAAAATCGTCAAAGAAAAACAAAACTAA